A DNA window from Peromyscus leucopus breed LL Stock chromosome 3, UCI_PerLeu_2.1, whole genome shotgun sequence contains the following coding sequences:
- the LOC114689685 gene encoding olfactory receptor 6M1-like, with protein MGNGTTVQDFILEGFPAVQHLGILLFSVHLLAYLASITGNVVIVSIVCTNARLKTPMYFFLGIFSFAECCFTSTVIPKLLAIFLLGKQTVSFVACFIQAFVFVFIGAFGFLLIAVMSVDRCVAICRPLHYPTIMNPRTCTLLIMACLTTTFSLITWVVVKVSQLSFCGPRVIPHFFCDLGPLIRLSCSDTSSVEALTFGLALLLLLSSLTVTITSYSSIVVTIVRLPSAKERQKAFSTCSSHLIVLSLMYGSCIFIYVKPKQTSRLESNREAALMNTVVTPLLNPVIYTLRNKQVHHALRETVCRIKISR; from the coding sequence ATGGGGAATGGGACAACTGTCCAGGACTTTATCCTGGAGGGATTTCCTGCTGTCCAGCACCTGGGGATCCTCCTCTTCTCGGTGCACCTGCTGGCATACCTGGCCTCCATCACAGGAAATGTAGTCATCGTCTCCATTGTCTGCACCAATGCCCGTCTGAAaacccccatgtacttcttcctcggCATTTTCTCCTTCGCTGAGTGTTGTTTTACCAGTACTGTCATCCCTAAGTTGTTGGCTATATTTCTTTTAGGGAAACAAACAGTTTCCTTTGTTGCCTGTTTCATACAAGCCTTCGTCTTTGTATTTATCGGGGCATTTGGTTTTCTTCTCATAGCTGTGATGTCGGTGGACAGGTGTGTGGCTATCTGCAGGCCTCTTCATTACCCCACCATCATGAACCCGAGGACCTGCACCCTCCTAATCATGGCCTGCCTTACTACGACCTTCTCCCTTATCACTTGGGTAGTAGTGAAGGTATCCCAGTTATCCTTCTGTGGCCCCCGTGTCATCCCACACTTCTTCTGTGACCTTGGCCCTCTGATCCGCCTCTCCTGCTCCGACACCAGCTCTGTGGAAGCTCTGacttttggtcttgctttgcttctcctcctctcatccctcacTGTAACCATCACTTCATACAGCAGCATAGTCGTCACGATCGTGCGTCTCCCATCAGCCAAGGAGAGACAGAAGGCTTTCtccacctgctcctcccacctcatCGTCCTCTCGCTGATGTACGGCAGCTGTATATTTATATACGtgaaaccaaagcaaacaagcaGGCTGGAATCCAACAGAGAGGCTGCTCTCATGAATACAGTGGTGACGCCGCTTCTGAATCCTGTCATCTACACCCTGCGCAACAAGCAGGTCCACCATGCTCTGAGAGAGACTGTGTGCAGAATAAAAATATCAAGATAA